A stretch of the Neodiprion lecontei isolate iyNeoLeco1 chromosome 4, iyNeoLeco1.1, whole genome shotgun sequence genome encodes the following:
- the LOC107226538 gene encoding zinc finger protein 271-like isoform X1: MSGCSAVGCSNRGDRGFFMKSFPRNPERRALWASQTNRDGWQPTDNSRLCEVHFDQDQWEKTREDGTRKLKCNAVPTIFETSIHSPLRKKCPEEPKFIATPNATRLPVNHSDTSTAFIKSFNVPNSNLDGKTLVCSAANCSSQFEARWLKSFFYEFPLHDPVLLEKWLTVCRKGWIPSAQSVICRKHFSMDCFDSNNGLLLKNNAIPNIHLNNDFDLDPIWEPLNDKVDNIVETNESEDNIYCRICASSKSKNYFPIFGDSNLAEKISRCLPVIVLPTDNLPLYICQHCLYYLNVSYKLIICSLRADTILRSKFGESNTPKWYKKPTRDASKVSKHKSMEKEEPIFRINGPIKCDLCDDFFEDMNMFDRHIETFHLLKWRCSFCDHSFETSHELLAHKMLNHSGRILACKNCEKVKVEEIFCDAPGILSSESKIPQLARNVGHLDISLPLNLKKSSEPRNNLSKLNCTKCKIVFVDAKQFRTHHIIHLPRRVKCSLCQRRCQSVFDYLMHKRVAHNQLKTKIPSPRNDLHNCKYCNKVFLRKQKLMIHMRVHKQEMLNDPSVTVYKCVTCPKIFVDKVLYQKHRNVHDPACWNRFRCEICCQAFGDRFKLKSHETIHNGTKPYQCDICGHTFNRNANMIRHRAKHSEQTCHFCDNVFKSMQILRKHLRDVHGETFKSAKRNSKVEQDGRQGKSSRDVFICRYCGRQLTSYYSLLDHERIHTGDKPFVCHHCGKSFRSITARWDHMVRHEKGNYICELCGKVLSNKLNLKSHLRKHAAIEQRRFECKECGKLFYVRGRLDAHLGASKERARWRRGANRVAERGRAGAIGGHRRGIDRRFAPDWQFPSQSHQYRLQPGSISPTIGPQFADQSLGKCRRKYPIETSPWSNLAKARRSWLAAEELFRLFRWVRAARR; encoded by the exons ATGTCTGGTTGTTCGGCAGTTGGTTGTTCGAACAGAGGCGACAGGGGTTTTTTCATGAAAAGCTTCCCACGGAATCCCGAGAGGAGAGCACTTTGGGCATCACAGACGAACAGAGACGGGTGGCAGCCAACTGACAACAGTCGATTGTGCgag GTACATTTTGACCAGGATCAATGGGAAAAAACGAGGGAAGATGGTACTCGGAAACTGAAATGTAATGCAGTTCCGACGATATTTGAAACCTCAATTCATTCTCCGCTACGTAAAAAGTGTCCCGAAGAGCCAAAATTCATTGCAACACCTAACGCGACTAGATTGCCTGTCAATCATTCGGATACCTCTACTGCATTTATTAAAAGTTTCAATGTGCCG AACTCGAACCTCGATGGGAAGACACTCGTGTGCTCGGCAGCCAATTGCAGTAGCCAATTTGAAGCACGTTGGTTAAAATCATTCTTCTATGA ATTTCCACTACACGACCCTGTCCTTTTGGAAAAATGGCTAACAGTGTGTAGAAAAGGCTGGATACCATCTGCCCAAAGTGTAATTTGCAGAAAACACTTTTCTATGGATTGCTTCGATTCAAACAATGGTTTGCTACTGAAAAATAATGCAATTCCAAATATTCACT TGAACAATGATTTTGATCTTGATCCGATCTGGGAACCACTCAATGACAAAGTGGATAACATTGTTGAAACTAATGAATCAGAAGACAATATTTATTGCCGAATTTGTGCGAGCAGCAAAAGTAAAAACTACTTTCCAATATTTGGGGATTCTAATTTGGCTGAGAAAATAAGTAGATGTTTGCCAGTAATA GTCTTGCCCACTGACAATCTGCCTCTGTACATTTGCCAACATTGCTTATACTATTTAAACGTTAGTTACAAATTGATAATCTGTTCTCTAAGAGCTGATACGATCCTTCGATCAAAGTTTGGCGAGTCAAATACTCCCAAGTGGTACAAAAAGCCAACGAGAGATGCATCAAAAGTCTCTAAACATAAATCCATGGAAAAAGAGGAGCCCATATTTCGGATAAACGGTCCAATAAAATGTGACCTGTGCGACGATTTTTTCGAAGATATGAATATGTTTGATAGGCACATAGAAACTTTTCATCTTCTGAAATGGCGTTGCAGTTTCTGTGATCACAGCTTCGAAACATCCCACGAACTGCTAGCCCACAAAATGTTGAATCATAGTGGTAGAATTTTAGCATGCAAAAACTGTGAGAAGGTGAAGGTTGAAGAGATTTTCTGCGACGCACCTGGCATACTCAGTTCAGAATCTAAGATACCTCAATTAGCCAGGAATGTTGGGCACCTTGATATTTCATTGCCATTAAATCTCAAAAAATCTTCAGAACCAAGGAACAATTTATCAAAGTTAAACTGCACAAAGTGTAAAATAGTCTTTGTAGATGCCAAACAATTTCGTACGCACCACATTATCCATTTGCCTAGACGAGTCAAATGTTCGCTATGCCAAAGACGGTGTCAGTCTGTATTCGATTATCTTATGCACAAACGAGTAGCCCATAACCagttgaaaacgaaaataccaAGCCCAAGAAATGACTTACACAATTGCAAATATTGCAATAAAGTATTTTTGAGAAAGCAGAAGCTTATGATTCACATGCGA GTACACAAACAGGAAATGCTCAACGACCCGTCAGTGACTGTTTACAAGTGCGTCACATGTCCAAAAATATTTGTCGACAAGGTGCTATATCAAAAACATCGTAAC GTTCACGATCCTGCGTGCTGGAACAGGTTCAGATGCGAAATATGCTGCCAGGCTTTTGGGGATCGATTTAAACTGAAATCACATGAAACCATACACAACGGAACCAAGCCTTACCAGTGCGACATATGCGGCCATACATTTAATCGGAATGCTAATATG ATCAGACATCGCGCGAAGCATTCCGAACAGACATGTCATTTCTGTGATAATGTTTTTAAAAGTATGCAAATTCTGAGGAAGCATTTAAGAGATGTCCACGGTGAGACTTTCAAGTCCGCAAAGAGGAATTCTAAAGTTGAACAGGATGGACGTCAGGGCAAGAGCAGCCGCGATGTGTTCATTTGTCGATACTGCGGTAGACAACTGACTTCTTACTATTCGTTACTCGATCACGAGCGAATACACACCGGAGATAAACCTTTTGTTTGTCACCATTGCGGAAAATCTTTCAG AAGCATTACTGCCAGATGGGATCACATGGTGAGACATGAAAAAGGAAATTACATCTGTGAACTGTGCGGAAAAGTTTTAAG caacAAGCTAAATCTTAAGAGTCATCTCAGAAAACATGCAGCGATCGAGCAGAGGAGATTCGAATGCAAGGAGTGCGGCAAGCTGTTTTATGTTAGAGGGAGACTCGACGCGCACCTG GGGGCGAGTAAGGAGCGAGCAAGGTGGCGGAGGGGAGCGAACCGCGTCGCAGAAAGAGGAAGGGCGGGCGCCATTGGCGGGCATCGAAGGGGCATCGACCGCCGCTTCGCCCCGGACTGGCAGTTCCCCTCACAGTCGCACCAATACAGGCTACAGCCGGGCTCTATATCGCCGACCATTGGTCCTCAATTTGCCGACCAATCATTGGGAAAGTGCCGACGAAAATATCCAAT TGAGACGTCACCATGGAGCAACTTGGCGAAGGCCAGACGGTCATGGTTGGCAGCGGAGGAGCTGTTCAGGTTGTTCAGATGGGTCAGGGCGGCCAGACGATGA
- the LOC107226538 gene encoding zinc finger protein 616-like isoform X3 — MSGCSAVGCSNRGDRGFFMKSFPRNPERRALWASQTNRDGWQPTDNSRLCEVHFDQDQWEKTREDGTRKLKCNAVPTIFETSIHSPLRKKCPEEPKFIATPNATRLPVNHSDTSTAFIKSFNVPNSNLDGKTLVCSAANCSSQFEARWLKSFFYEFPLHDPVLLEKWLTVCRKGWIPSAQSVICRKHFSMDCFDSNNGLLLKNNAIPNIHLNNDFDLDPIWEPLNDKVDNIVETNESEDNIYCRICASSKSKNYFPIFGDSNLAEKISRCLPVIVLPTDNLPLYICQHCLYYLNVSYKLIICSLRADTILRSKFGESNTPKWYKKPTRDASKVSKHKSMEKEEPIFRINGPIKCDLCDDFFEDMNMFDRHIETFHLLKWRCSFCDHSFETSHELLAHKMLNHSGRILACKNCEKVKVEEIFCDAPGILSSESKIPQLARNVGHLDISLPLNLKKSSEPRNNLSKLNCTKCKIVFVDAKQFRTHHIIHLPRRVKCSLCQRRCQSVFDYLMHKRVAHNQLKTKIPSPRNDLHNCKYCNKVFLRKQKLMIHMRVHKQEMLNDPSVTVYKCVTCPKIFVDKVLYQKHRNVHDPACWNRFRCEICCQAFGDRFKLKSHETIHNGTKPYQCDICGHTFNRNANMIRHRAKHSEQTCHFCDNVFKSMQILRKHLRDVHGETFKSAKRNSKVEQDGRQGKSSRDVFICRYCGRQLTSYYSLLDHERIHTGDKPFVCHHCGKSFRSITARWDHMVRHEKGNYICELCGKVLSNKLNLKSHLRKHAAIEQRRFECKECGKLFYVRGRLDAHLVRIHHLAPRGE; from the exons ATGTCTGGTTGTTCGGCAGTTGGTTGTTCGAACAGAGGCGACAGGGGTTTTTTCATGAAAAGCTTCCCACGGAATCCCGAGAGGAGAGCACTTTGGGCATCACAGACGAACAGAGACGGGTGGCAGCCAACTGACAACAGTCGATTGTGCgag GTACATTTTGACCAGGATCAATGGGAAAAAACGAGGGAAGATGGTACTCGGAAACTGAAATGTAATGCAGTTCCGACGATATTTGAAACCTCAATTCATTCTCCGCTACGTAAAAAGTGTCCCGAAGAGCCAAAATTCATTGCAACACCTAACGCGACTAGATTGCCTGTCAATCATTCGGATACCTCTACTGCATTTATTAAAAGTTTCAATGTGCCG AACTCGAACCTCGATGGGAAGACACTCGTGTGCTCGGCAGCCAATTGCAGTAGCCAATTTGAAGCACGTTGGTTAAAATCATTCTTCTATGA ATTTCCACTACACGACCCTGTCCTTTTGGAAAAATGGCTAACAGTGTGTAGAAAAGGCTGGATACCATCTGCCCAAAGTGTAATTTGCAGAAAACACTTTTCTATGGATTGCTTCGATTCAAACAATGGTTTGCTACTGAAAAATAATGCAATTCCAAATATTCACT TGAACAATGATTTTGATCTTGATCCGATCTGGGAACCACTCAATGACAAAGTGGATAACATTGTTGAAACTAATGAATCAGAAGACAATATTTATTGCCGAATTTGTGCGAGCAGCAAAAGTAAAAACTACTTTCCAATATTTGGGGATTCTAATTTGGCTGAGAAAATAAGTAGATGTTTGCCAGTAATA GTCTTGCCCACTGACAATCTGCCTCTGTACATTTGCCAACATTGCTTATACTATTTAAACGTTAGTTACAAATTGATAATCTGTTCTCTAAGAGCTGATACGATCCTTCGATCAAAGTTTGGCGAGTCAAATACTCCCAAGTGGTACAAAAAGCCAACGAGAGATGCATCAAAAGTCTCTAAACATAAATCCATGGAAAAAGAGGAGCCCATATTTCGGATAAACGGTCCAATAAAATGTGACCTGTGCGACGATTTTTTCGAAGATATGAATATGTTTGATAGGCACATAGAAACTTTTCATCTTCTGAAATGGCGTTGCAGTTTCTGTGATCACAGCTTCGAAACATCCCACGAACTGCTAGCCCACAAAATGTTGAATCATAGTGGTAGAATTTTAGCATGCAAAAACTGTGAGAAGGTGAAGGTTGAAGAGATTTTCTGCGACGCACCTGGCATACTCAGTTCAGAATCTAAGATACCTCAATTAGCCAGGAATGTTGGGCACCTTGATATTTCATTGCCATTAAATCTCAAAAAATCTTCAGAACCAAGGAACAATTTATCAAAGTTAAACTGCACAAAGTGTAAAATAGTCTTTGTAGATGCCAAACAATTTCGTACGCACCACATTATCCATTTGCCTAGACGAGTCAAATGTTCGCTATGCCAAAGACGGTGTCAGTCTGTATTCGATTATCTTATGCACAAACGAGTAGCCCATAACCagttgaaaacgaaaataccaAGCCCAAGAAATGACTTACACAATTGCAAATATTGCAATAAAGTATTTTTGAGAAAGCAGAAGCTTATGATTCACATGCGA GTACACAAACAGGAAATGCTCAACGACCCGTCAGTGACTGTTTACAAGTGCGTCACATGTCCAAAAATATTTGTCGACAAGGTGCTATATCAAAAACATCGTAAC GTTCACGATCCTGCGTGCTGGAACAGGTTCAGATGCGAAATATGCTGCCAGGCTTTTGGGGATCGATTTAAACTGAAATCACATGAAACCATACACAACGGAACCAAGCCTTACCAGTGCGACATATGCGGCCATACATTTAATCGGAATGCTAATATG ATCAGACATCGCGCGAAGCATTCCGAACAGACATGTCATTTCTGTGATAATGTTTTTAAAAGTATGCAAATTCTGAGGAAGCATTTAAGAGATGTCCACGGTGAGACTTTCAAGTCCGCAAAGAGGAATTCTAAAGTTGAACAGGATGGACGTCAGGGCAAGAGCAGCCGCGATGTGTTCATTTGTCGATACTGCGGTAGACAACTGACTTCTTACTATTCGTTACTCGATCACGAGCGAATACACACCGGAGATAAACCTTTTGTTTGTCACCATTGCGGAAAATCTTTCAG AAGCATTACTGCCAGATGGGATCACATGGTGAGACATGAAAAAGGAAATTACATCTGTGAACTGTGCGGAAAAGTTTTAAG caacAAGCTAAATCTTAAGAGTCATCTCAGAAAACATGCAGCGATCGAGCAGAGGAGATTCGAATGCAAGGAGTGCGGCAAGCTGTTTTATGTTAGAGGGAGACTCGACGCGCACCTGGTGCGCATTCATCATTTGGCTCCCA GGGGCGAGTAA
- the LOC107226538 gene encoding zinc finger protein 616-like isoform X2 → MSGCSAVGCSNRGDRGFFMKSFPRNPERRALWASQTNRDGWQPTDNSRLCEVHFDQDQWEKTREDGTRKLKCNAVPTIFETSIHSPLRKKCPEEPKFIATPNATRLPVNHSDTSTAFIKSFNVPNSNLDGKTLVCSAANCSSQFEARWLKSFFYEFPLHDPVLLEKWLTVCRKGWIPSAQSVICRKHFSMDCFDSNNGLLLKNNAIPNIHLNNDFDLDPIWEPLNDKVDNIVETNESEDNIYCRICASSKSKNYFPIFGDSNLAEKISRCLPVIVLPTDNLPLYICQHCLYYLNVSYKLIICSLRADTILRSKFGESNTPKWYKKPTRDASKVSKHKSMEKEEPIFRINGPIKCDLCDDFFEDMNMFDRHIETFHLLKWRCSFCDHSFETSHELLAHKMLNHSGRILACKNCEKVKVEEIFCDAPGILSSESKIPQLARNVGHLDISLPLNLKKSSEPRNNLSKLNCTKCKIVFVDAKQFRTHHIIHLPRRVKCSLCQRRCQSVFDYLMHKRVAHNQLKTKIPSPRNDLHNCKYCNKVFLRKQKLMIHMRVHKQEMLNDPSVTVYKCVTCPKIFVDKVLYQKHRNVHDPACWNRFRCEICCQAFGDRFKLKSHETIHNGTKPYQCDICGHTFNRNANMIRHRAKHSEQTCHFCDNVFKSMQILRKHLRDVHGETFKSAKRNSKVEQDGRQGKSSRDVFICRYCGRQLTSYYSLLDHERIHTGDKPFVCHHCGKSFRSITARWDHMVRHEKGNYICELCGKVLSNKLNLKSHLRKHAAIEQRRFECKECGKLFYVRGRLDAHLVRIHHLAPSNN, encoded by the exons ATGTCTGGTTGTTCGGCAGTTGGTTGTTCGAACAGAGGCGACAGGGGTTTTTTCATGAAAAGCTTCCCACGGAATCCCGAGAGGAGAGCACTTTGGGCATCACAGACGAACAGAGACGGGTGGCAGCCAACTGACAACAGTCGATTGTGCgag GTACATTTTGACCAGGATCAATGGGAAAAAACGAGGGAAGATGGTACTCGGAAACTGAAATGTAATGCAGTTCCGACGATATTTGAAACCTCAATTCATTCTCCGCTACGTAAAAAGTGTCCCGAAGAGCCAAAATTCATTGCAACACCTAACGCGACTAGATTGCCTGTCAATCATTCGGATACCTCTACTGCATTTATTAAAAGTTTCAATGTGCCG AACTCGAACCTCGATGGGAAGACACTCGTGTGCTCGGCAGCCAATTGCAGTAGCCAATTTGAAGCACGTTGGTTAAAATCATTCTTCTATGA ATTTCCACTACACGACCCTGTCCTTTTGGAAAAATGGCTAACAGTGTGTAGAAAAGGCTGGATACCATCTGCCCAAAGTGTAATTTGCAGAAAACACTTTTCTATGGATTGCTTCGATTCAAACAATGGTTTGCTACTGAAAAATAATGCAATTCCAAATATTCACT TGAACAATGATTTTGATCTTGATCCGATCTGGGAACCACTCAATGACAAAGTGGATAACATTGTTGAAACTAATGAATCAGAAGACAATATTTATTGCCGAATTTGTGCGAGCAGCAAAAGTAAAAACTACTTTCCAATATTTGGGGATTCTAATTTGGCTGAGAAAATAAGTAGATGTTTGCCAGTAATA GTCTTGCCCACTGACAATCTGCCTCTGTACATTTGCCAACATTGCTTATACTATTTAAACGTTAGTTACAAATTGATAATCTGTTCTCTAAGAGCTGATACGATCCTTCGATCAAAGTTTGGCGAGTCAAATACTCCCAAGTGGTACAAAAAGCCAACGAGAGATGCATCAAAAGTCTCTAAACATAAATCCATGGAAAAAGAGGAGCCCATATTTCGGATAAACGGTCCAATAAAATGTGACCTGTGCGACGATTTTTTCGAAGATATGAATATGTTTGATAGGCACATAGAAACTTTTCATCTTCTGAAATGGCGTTGCAGTTTCTGTGATCACAGCTTCGAAACATCCCACGAACTGCTAGCCCACAAAATGTTGAATCATAGTGGTAGAATTTTAGCATGCAAAAACTGTGAGAAGGTGAAGGTTGAAGAGATTTTCTGCGACGCACCTGGCATACTCAGTTCAGAATCTAAGATACCTCAATTAGCCAGGAATGTTGGGCACCTTGATATTTCATTGCCATTAAATCTCAAAAAATCTTCAGAACCAAGGAACAATTTATCAAAGTTAAACTGCACAAAGTGTAAAATAGTCTTTGTAGATGCCAAACAATTTCGTACGCACCACATTATCCATTTGCCTAGACGAGTCAAATGTTCGCTATGCCAAAGACGGTGTCAGTCTGTATTCGATTATCTTATGCACAAACGAGTAGCCCATAACCagttgaaaacgaaaataccaAGCCCAAGAAATGACTTACACAATTGCAAATATTGCAATAAAGTATTTTTGAGAAAGCAGAAGCTTATGATTCACATGCGA GTACACAAACAGGAAATGCTCAACGACCCGTCAGTGACTGTTTACAAGTGCGTCACATGTCCAAAAATATTTGTCGACAAGGTGCTATATCAAAAACATCGTAAC GTTCACGATCCTGCGTGCTGGAACAGGTTCAGATGCGAAATATGCTGCCAGGCTTTTGGGGATCGATTTAAACTGAAATCACATGAAACCATACACAACGGAACCAAGCCTTACCAGTGCGACATATGCGGCCATACATTTAATCGGAATGCTAATATG ATCAGACATCGCGCGAAGCATTCCGAACAGACATGTCATTTCTGTGATAATGTTTTTAAAAGTATGCAAATTCTGAGGAAGCATTTAAGAGATGTCCACGGTGAGACTTTCAAGTCCGCAAAGAGGAATTCTAAAGTTGAACAGGATGGACGTCAGGGCAAGAGCAGCCGCGATGTGTTCATTTGTCGATACTGCGGTAGACAACTGACTTCTTACTATTCGTTACTCGATCACGAGCGAATACACACCGGAGATAAACCTTTTGTTTGTCACCATTGCGGAAAATCTTTCAG AAGCATTACTGCCAGATGGGATCACATGGTGAGACATGAAAAAGGAAATTACATCTGTGAACTGTGCGGAAAAGTTTTAAG caacAAGCTAAATCTTAAGAGTCATCTCAGAAAACATGCAGCGATCGAGCAGAGGAGATTCGAATGCAAGGAGTGCGGCAAGCTGTTTTATGTTAGAGGGAGACTCGACGCGCACCTGGTGCGCATTCATCATTTGGCTCCCAGTAATAATTGA